The Pontiella desulfatans sequence TTTTCTTCGTCTGCACGGCGCAGCTGGAGCAGGAAATGTTTTCGGAATTCATCAACCTGCCCGACTCGCCCAACGCCCCCTCGATGGCGCAGGAAAAAGATCCCCGCACCATCACCATTGAAGTCGATGAAAAAGGGAAGGTCTCCATCGCCCGGACGGCTTTGACCATGGCCAGGCTCCGGAGCGTGTTGAACAAGACCGTCGCCGACTATGGAAAACACGGAATCACGATTCCAATCCTGATTCGCGCGGATGCCGGCGTGCAGCACAGCCACGTAAAGAACGTGATGGATATCTGCACGTCATCCGGCCTCTACAAAATCGCATTCGTTGCCGTAAAGGACAGTATTGATTAACCGCGAAGGAACGCAAAGAACGCAAGAATGAGACGGAAGAAGACCAGAAGATTTGCAGGAACCAACGAAGAAATCGAACTATCGATGACGCCGATGATCGATGTGGTGTTCCAGTTGCTGATCTATTTCCTGGTGACGTTCAGCACGGCGGATATCCTGGCGCATCTGGACATTTCCCGACCATCGCCGGATGCGGCGCAGAAACAGCAACCTCCCGCCGATATGATCCGTGTTGCGGTGCTTCCCCAGGGTTTCGCGATCAACGGTAGGGAAGTCACGGAGGAGGAGCTCTCCGTAATGTTAAGGAAGCTGGCCAGCGTCAGCACCCGGCAAACGGTGCTCGTCTCCTGCGACGACCAGTCGCTCCACGGGCGCCTCATCAAAGCCCTGGACCTGTGCGCCGAAAACAAACTCACACAGATTTCAGTCATGAGCGGGAAATAGGATGAGCCACAAGAATATGTATGACCGCAAAGACGCGAAGACGAAAAGGTTCAGGAGTCTTCGTTTCTTCGCGTCTTTGCGGTCATCGATAAACCCATGAGCAGAAGCGGGAACAGTTTAATCAGCAAGATCGGTGGCCCGGCGGTTTCGGTGGTGGTGCATGGGATCATCTTCGTGGTGCTGCTGAAGGTGCTGGTCTTCCATGCCCCGGAGGAGGAGCGGGCCATCGACGTGCAGGTGGTGGAGGAACAGGTTCGGGAATTGGACAAGATCGAGCGCGAGGTGGAAAAGGCGGAGGAAATCGAGACCGAGGAAGAACTGCTGGAGGCGCCGGAAGAACTGGCCGATGAGCTGCCGCCGGATGACGGGCTTCAGGATTCCATGCTGGAGTCGGAGCTGGACTTAAGCGGGTTGGATTCGGTGGCGGAGATCGAAAGTCCGTTGGTGATCAAGGGGCTGATGGTCGGGCGCTCGGCAGCGGGGCGCAAAAAGCTATTGCGTGAATTTGGCGGGCGCTATGGCGGGCAGGCCGAAAAGGCAGTGCTCAAGGGATTGGACTGGCTGCAGACGGTGCAGAGCGAGGACGGCTCGTGGGGCGTGGGAAAAAGCAAGAGCATGACCGCCAAACAGGAACGGGCGCGGTTGACAGGATTGGCGCTGCTCAGCTATCTCGCCCATGGCGAAACGTCGCAGTCGGAACAATATGGCGGGACGGTGCAACGCGCCATCGAGTATCTACTGGATGAACAGGATCCAGCAACCGGTCGCTTTTGCCCGCTCTCGAAAACGGTTGGTTCGCACGACGACATCGGGGTCTATGGCCACGCCATTGCCACCTATGCGCTGTCGGAAGCGTTCGCCTTGACCCGCTCCCCGGCATTGAGGCAACCGGTTGAAAGGGCGGTGGAAGTGATTATCGACGGACAGCAGGCCGGCGGAGGGTGGGACCACCGCTACCAGCACGACAAGTGGAGCGATCTTTCGGTCGGTGGCTGGCAGGTGCAGGCGCTCAAGGCGGCACAGTCGGCCGAGGTTCAGGTTGAAGGCATCGGTGAGGCACTGGCCAAGTCGGTTCCCTTTGTGCAGGGCATGCACGCGAAGGAGGGCCAATTCTATTATCGCCTCGGCAACAAGACGCCCAACGCCGATCTCGACTATATGACCGGCGTGGCGGTGCTCTGCCTTCAACTAGCCGGGCAGGGCGATGCGGAGGAGGTCAAGGCCGGGCTTGCTTTTCTCAAGGACAAGGAGTGCTCCGACTGGGACGAGGGCTGGGAAAAGACCGGCAAGAACAAGAGCTTCAACATTGCCTACGAGTGGTACTACAACACGCAGGCCATTTTCCAGAAGGGCGGTTCCAAATGGTCGAGCTGGAACAACCGGTTTGCGCCGATGCTCATCGAGGCGCAGGATGCCTCCGGCGCCTGGAAGCCGCCCTCGGAGGCCGGTGAAGCCGTGTCGAAGGACATCATCTATACGACCGGCTTTTGCACATTGTCGCTACAGGTCTACTATCGTATCCTACCTTCTTTCAAGAAGGTGGCCGGCACGGACGAGCACTTTGCATTCGAGAACGATGTGAAGATCGAAATTTATTAAGGGAGCGGGAGAGCGTGATGGAAGGGCTAATTATATTGCTGGTATTCGTGGTGTTTGTTTTGCCGCTGATCCTTTCCATCGTGGCCTTGGTCAAAGTGACTTCGTTGCGGCGGGATTACGAGGCCAGCCGAAGGGCGGAACAAATTCCGCCGGCCTGGAAAGAGCCGCCTCTACCGGAAGAAACGCCGGCAAAAGAGATTCCGGATGCGTTCAAGGTTCCGGAACCCGTTGTGTCGCCTCCCCCCATTCGCCCGGCGGCGGCCAAACCGCCACCGGCCGCCCCGAAGCCACCCAAGCCAAAAGCCGGAATCGAATTCATGCTCGGCGGCAAGGCGGCGAGCTTTGCCGGGATTGCCATATTGGTGATCGGCATTGTCCTGCTGGTCGGCTACTCGATCCAGCAGGGCTGGATTGGCCCGGGCACACGGATCATTCTCGGCCTTCTCTGCGGCGGGGCGATGGTTGGAATTGGCCATTTCGTGGAGCGGAAGGACGACCGCTACCAGCTGTTCGCACGCGTCCTGACCGGCGGTGGCGGGGCACTCTTCTATTTCTGTGTTTTCGCCGCCTACAGCATCTATCAGCTGATCGGTGTCTGGATGGCGGGTGTTGGGTTGGTGGCCAGCGCCTTCGCGGTGTTTGGCTTGGCCATGGCCTACCGCTCCCAAGCGGTCGGCGTGCTGGGCGTGCTCGGTGCGTTCATCACCCCCCTGTTGATCGGCGGCGACTTCGATAAGGGCGTCTTTCCGCTGGTCTACATCGCCGTCATCAACGCGCCCGTCATTCTGCTCGGCATCAAGCGCAACTGGCAGGTGCTATACAACCTCTCGTTCGTGCTCACCGTCATCATCTTCTGCATCTGGCTGGATTGGTTCGGGCGCAGCGAATGGTGGATTGGCCTGGCGTTTGCCGTCGGCTACTTCCTCGAATATGCCGCCCTCGGCCTGCTGAAGCTGCGCTGCGAGCAGCGGATTGCCGGACGCCGCATCGATATTGTCCGTTTGTTGCTGGCCTCGCTGTTGTTGCTCGGTGCGGTCTATTGGATCCTCGACGATGCCGGCATGGACGGATGGCTCGGAACCGCCTTCCTGGCCATGGCGTTGCTTCACATCGGCCTCGCGGCCTTCGCCTTCAAGGTGCTGGCGCGCTTCAACGAGGAAATCCTCGCCTTCCTCGCCGGAGGGCTTGTCTTTGCCACGCTCGCACTCCCCGCGCAGCTCGATGGCGAATGGGTATCGCTGGGCTGGGCCATCGAAGGCGTCGTGCTGGCCTGGTTCGCCGGCCGGGTACGTTCCCGCCTGTTGCAATGCGCGGCCTTCCTGCTGGGCTTCTTCGGCATCATGAAATCGCTGGTGTTCGATGTTTCGTTGCACGATGCCCCCGGCAACCTGTTCCTGAATGCCCGCTTCATGGTCGGCCTTCTTTCCGCCGCGCTCCTCGGCGTCCAGGGCTGGCTGGCCGGCCGCTTCGACGACGAGACAACGCCCAAGTGGCAGGAGGGCCTCTGGTGGGTCGCCGTGCTCTCGGCGCTGGCCGTATTCTTCGCCGACACCTTCTGGACCATCGGCCCCGACGAGGCGCTGGCCTGGGTGATGACCTCCTTGGCGCTGCTGGTGGCCGGCGCGGCTCTCGTCTATTTCATGCCCGCCCAATCATCGCTTCAGTTGCTGGGCGGAATCCTGCTGATCCTGGTTCCGCTGAAGCTCTTCCTGCTCGACTCGTGGATCGGCTTCGATGTCGGCGGCTACCGCATGCGCGCCTTCGCCAACCCGGCGGTCTACATCCAGCTGTTTGCCCTCGCCGTGGTCGCCTTCCTTTTGCCGCGCCGCATGGCCGGCAACAGCGCCACCTACATGCTGCCCTCGCCCGACTTTTCCACCCTGCTCAACATCCTTTCGCTGGCCGGCGCCCTCGGGGTGCTGACCATCGAGCTCTTCCGGATCTCGAACGACTGGGCCGGCACGGCCGTCACCATACTCTGGGCGGTGAGTGCCATCACGTTGACCATCTTTGGCCTTGCCCGCCGCCGCCGCGCGCACCGCTATTTCGGTCTCATCCTGATCGGCCTCACCACGCTCAAGGTGCTGGTCGTCGATTCTTCCGAGCTGAAAGGGCTCGAACGCATCTCGGCCTTCATCGTCACCGGCGTGCTTCTGCTGCTCCTCTCCTTCGCCTACCAAAAGGCCTCCGCCTATTTCCATTCCTTGGAGGACAACAATGAAGAAATCTAATCTGATACTGGCCGTCTTCGGCTCGCTCTCCCTATGTTGCGCCGCCGAATCTTCCATGGCTTCCCGCTTCGAGCTGTGCCGCCAGATCGACGGCGAATTCACCGCCGGGCAGGTGGGGCGGGTCTCGCTACCCGGCGATGTGTTCGCCCAGTGCCGGTCGTTCCCGGACGACCTGCGTATTCTGGATGCGGCTGGAAAGCAGTGGCCATTCTACCTCTCGGTCGCCCGCAGCCAGGTCGAGTCGCGCGGGCAGCTGGCCGAAATCGTCAATGCCTCGTTTGTCGATGCGGAGGAGCGCTATTGGCAATTCGACCTGGTGATTCCCGCAGTTGATGGAAAAGTTCAGCCGCACAATCAACTCGAGCTGCGTTCCTCCGGCAACGGCTATGTTCGGCGGGTCGAGGTGTTCACCGCCCGTGAGCCGCGCGGCCATATGGCCACAGGCTACCTGATCCGGTCGGCCCACCACCGCAATGCCGGGAACCGGCTTGTCCGCTATCCCGCCTCCGATGCCGCGCGCCTCCACGTGCGGGTCTATGCCAACGCCAAGGACGCCACCGAGACATTCTCGGTTACCCGCGCAAACGTTCTCCACAAGGTAGCAACCACAGCGGAACGCGAAACCGTCGAATACAAGGCATTGGACGTTCCCGAGAACGAAACAACCCAGACCGTGCAGACATTCCTGTTCGATACCGGGTTTGAAAACCGGCCGGTTGAGTTTATTTCTTTCAATGTGAAGACCGCATCCTTCGTTCGTAGTGTCACCGTGCAGGGGCGCAACCGCGAAAACGAACCGTGGCAGCGGCTGGGCGGCGCCGGAATCCATCGCTATGGCGACGAATCCAAGGCGGAAATCACGCTCAGAGCCAACAAGCGCTTCCTCAAAATCGATATCCACCACTACGACGATGTGCCTCTGGCGGTAGAAGCCGTGAAGCTCGAAGCCATCCCGCGCCACCTCGTCTTCGAGGCGGCGTCCGCCGCCTCGGCCTCCCTCTGTTTCCGGGCCTGGGACATGCCGACGCCGCGCTACGACCTGGAAGCCCGGCTCTCGAAGCAAACGATGGCCGAAGCGCCGCTCTACCCAACCTTGGAAACCCGGCCCAACGAAGCCGCCAAAGCCCAGCCCTGGCGCAAATATTCCAAACTGCTCGCCGGTCTGGCGGTCGGCCTCGTCAGCCTCCTCGTCATCCGCGTCATCATCGGCATGATGAAGCAACAAGCCGGCGACTCCCAGGGCTAAGGCAATAGGGGCGCCGGCCTCTGCAACCGGCCGTCCCCGCAATTTAGATACAGTCCTTGTTTACTTCTGGAAAATCGGTAGGTACTGTCCCGCGCCTTTAAACGTGAGGAATAAGGTCATGAATTGGAAGGCGTTGGCAAACAGGATTTTGGACGGGGGTGAACCGATCAGCCGGGAAGAGGCCCTGGCGGTGCTCAACTCATCGGACGACGAACTGCTCGAGGTGCTGCAGGCGGCCTACCTGATCCGCAAGAACTGGTTCGGGAAAAAGGTCAGCCTCCACGTGCTTAAAAATGCCAAAAGCGGCGTTTGCCCGGAGGACTGCTCGTTTTGCAGCCAGTCAAAAACCTCCACCGCGGAGGTCGCGGAATACGAGATGCAATCGGCCGACGAAATCGTCGCCGGTGCCGCCGAGGCCATGGAAATGCAGGCCCTGCGCTACTGCGTGGTTACCAGCTCCCGCGCCCCGTCCGAAGGCGAACTCAAGATCATCACCGAGGCCGCCTCGCGCATCAAGGCCGCAAACCCGCAGCTCGAACTTTGCGCCTCCATGGGCTTCCTCACCGAGGAAAAGGCGCAACGGCTCAAGGATTCCGGGGTGGACCGCTTCAACCACAACCTCGAAACCTCCGCCAATTTCTATCCCTCCATCTGCTCCACCCACCAATACGAGGATCGGGTCGAAACCGCCAAAACCGTCAAAAAGGTGGGCCTCGACCTCTGCTGCGGCGGGTTGATCGGCATGGGCGAAACCCTCGAAGACCGCGTAGACCTCGCGCTTGCGCTCAAGGAACTCCAGGCCGACTCCGCCCCGATCAACTTCCTCGACCCTCGCGAAGGCACCGAGCTGGAAGGGCAGGAGCGACTCACCCCGAACGACTGCCTACGCACGCTCGCCATGTTCCGCTTCGTGCTCACCCATGCCGAAGTCCGCATTGCCGGCGGTCGCGAAACCTGCCTGCGCCACCTCCAGCCGCTCTCCCTCTACCCGGCAAACTCCATGTTCACCAACGGATATTTAACCACCGGCGGCTCCGGCTATGAGGCCGACAAACAGATGATCGAAGACGCCGGATTCGAGCTCGGCCACCTCGTCAACGCCTAGCAAAAGTATATCATCCAACCACCACGATCGTGGTGGTTGGATGATATACTTTGCGTGGGATGGGGTTGGCCGGTTGAAGGTTGGCAGTGGATTCTGTTTTCCGGAAAATCGTATTCCGAAGGTCGTTTCCTGGAACATGCGCCACTGTCTGACGCAGAGAAATCCAGGGATAAACAGGCTGCGGACCCCACGGAAAAAATCACGATCGTGATTTTTTCCGTGGGGTCCGCCCGCTGTGACGGTATCGGGAGCGGTTCGCAGAAGGGGGATGCCGTTGCAGACGAAACGTGGCTCTGGGCACAGCCCTGCTTGCGCTGGTGGGTATGGAGGAGTGGCGGGGTTATTCGCTTCTCCGCAGTAAAGTTGCTGTTCAGCGGGGTTATGTATGAAATAGCGTAGGTTTGGCTCATGCGAATGCTCAACATTGGAGGGCGAGGCTCTGTCCGAGCCGCTGCCGAGGTTCGGTTCCAGCTCGGACAGAGCCTCGCCCTCCAAAAACAACGATCTGGAATGTGGATGTTTCTCGCAGAAGATTAACACTTTTGGCTTTCGTACTAAATGCCCCTGGGAGGAGCGGCTTTCGTGGGAGGCGGGTATTTACTTCAGGGGTGGCTCTGGTATTATGCGCCTCCATTCAACGCTTTAACGAAAGGATACGACCATGCGTAGCGACAAGACGAAAAAAGGATTGGAACGGGCACCGCACCGCAGCCTGATGCGGGCCACCGGAATGTCTTCGGAAGACATCAAGAAACCGTTCATCGCCGTTTGCAATGCTTTCAATGAAGTGATCCCGGGCCACGCCCACCTCGACCAGGTTGGGAAAATCATCAAGGATGCCGTGCGTGAAGCGGGCGGCACCCCGATCGAGTTTAACATGATCGGCGTTTGCGACGGCATCGCGATGGGCCACTCGGGCATGAAATATTCGCTGCCGAGCCGCGAGCTGATTGCCGACTCGGTCGAAACCATGGTTGGCGCCCACGCGTTCGATGCCATGATCTGCATCCCGAACTGCGACAAGATTGTGCCCGGCATGATCATGGGCGCGATGCGCGTCAACATTCCGACCATTTTTGCCAGCGGCGGACCGATGAAGGCCGGCAAGACCAAGGATGGCAAGGTGGTCGATTTGATCAGTGTTTTCGAAGGGGTTGCCGCCCACAAGCAGGGCAAGATCTCCGACGAGGAGCTCGAGGAGCTGGAGTGCAAGGGCTGCCCGGGCCAGGGTTCGTGCTCCGGCATGTTCACCGCCAACTCCATGAACTGCCTGTGCGAGGCGATCGGCCTGTCGCTGCCGGGCAACGGAACCATCCTTGCGTTGGATCCGGCGCGGCACCAGTATTGGAAAGATGCCGCCAAGCGTGCGGTTGAAATGGCCTTCGCCGATGGCCCGTTGCCGCGCGACATCGTTACGCAGGAGTCGCTCGACAACGCCTTTGCGCTGGACATGGCGATGGGCGGCAGCACGAACACCGTGTTGCACACGCTAGCCATCGCCAAGGAAGCGGGGGTCGATTACAATCTCGAACGGATTAACGCCGTTTCCAAGAAGTGTCCGAACATCTGCAAGGTTTCGCCCTCTTCGCACTACCACATCGAAGACGTGCATGCGGCCGGCGGAATCAGCGCGATCCTCGGCGAAATTGCCAAGAAGGACGGCCTGCTGAACCTCGACTGCCCCACCGTCAGCGGCAAGACGCTCGGCGAGACGGTCGTTGGGTGCGATAGCCAGGATCTCGAATGTATCCGCGTTGTTGAAAACGCCTATTCCGAAACCGGCGGGCTTTCCATTCTTTGGGGCAACCTGGCCGAAGGCGGCTGTGTGGTGAAGAAGGCGGGCGTCGATCCGAAAATGCTGGTTCACACCGGGCCGGCGGTCATCTTCGAGTCGCAGGAAGAAGCCTGCGAAGGGATCCTCGATGGCAAGGTGAAGGCGGGCGACGTTGTCGTGATCCGCTACGAAGGCCCGAAGGGCGGGCCGGGCATGCAGGAAATGCTTGCGCCGACCTCCTACATCATGGGGCAGGGGCTGGGCGACAGCGTTGCGTTGATCACCGACGGCCGCTTCAGCGGCGGCACGCATGGCGCATGCATTGGCCACATCTCGCCGGAGGCGGCGGAGGGCGGCCCGATCGGTTTAATCAAGGCCGGCGACATCATTGAGATCGATATCCCGAACAACAAGCTGGCCGTGCAGCTTTCCGATGAGGAGCTGGCGGAGCGCAAGAAGGATTGGAAGGAGCCGGCACCGCGTTTCACCACGGGTTGGCTCTCGCGCTACGCCAAGATGGCCACCAACGCCAGCAACGGCGCGGTTCTGGAGGGCTAGTCCTCCCGATCTGTTAATGACCGCCAAGGCGCAAAGAAACGAAGAAGTTGTTTCCAGTTTCCTTGCGTCTTCGCGTCTTTGCGGTCATTCCCTTCTGCTTGGCTACCTGGTTGTTGGGCTGGTGTTCCAGACCCATGCCGGGAGCATCAAGGAGCGCGAAGCGGAGATCAAGGAGCGTTCCGCCGCCAAGTCGGAAGAGCAAAACCCATCCCAATCCAGCCCTAGCGCCCACTCGGCATTCGGATCGGGAACCTATCCATCTTCCGGGGGTGGAGGCAGTTTTCTGGGCGACTTCCTGGTTTGGCTGGTGGCCGCCCCGTTCCAATACCGCGCAGACGATCCTACCTCCGGCTCCGCAGGGGGCGCCGATGCAGAGGATTGGGCGGATGAACCCCATTCCATCTTTCCCATGCATCTGCCCGGCGAAGCGACGGTTCCCTATGTGCGGTTCGACTACAACCGCCAGTTTGCCGACTGGGACACGGATGATGCGCGGCTGGAACTGGGCTACAAATTCGTTGCGTTCCATGGGCGGTTTACACGCCATACGGATGATTTCGATGATAACCTGGACGTGCGGCAATACTACGCCTTGCTGCGCTACGGGGGCTACCGTCCCGACTTTCTGCCGGGCACCTTTGAGGCGGCCATCGGTTTCGGCGTGGTGCACCATGCCGGGGATGTGGACGACGATTCCTCCGGGGCGTTGACCATCCCGCTCAAGTATCATCCCTTCGAATGGCTCGGGTTTGAATTCCGCCCGGCCTGGTATCGGTGGGAGAAGGTTCGGATGGGCGACTACGATATCTCCGCCTCCCTCGGCCTCCGCTTTCTCCAGCTGCGCGGCGGCTACCGCTGGATCTGGGACGACGGAATGGTGGACGAGCAGAGCGGCTTCTACACCGGGGTGACGGTTTCGTTTTAACGGGTAACACGTAATACGTAATTGACGATCTCGCATCGCTTTGAAAATTTACGCATTACGCATTACGCATTACGCATTACGCATTACGCATCCCGATCAACGTTCCGCTTCCATTTGTGCGCCAACCCGCCTAAAGTCATGGACGACTGAGGTATAGGGTATGGCCAAACAATTCATAGACCGTGTAAAGCGCTTCCTGCATTTCCTGCAGCACGACCTGTGGCGGATCGACCTGGTGCACGACTCGAAGTTGCACGCCATTGGTGTCGAGGTGTTGCGCGTCACCCACTTGGTGCTCAAGGGCGTCAAGGACGACAACTGCAAGCTGCACGCGGCAGCGCTCACCTATTCCACGCTCATGGCGATGGTGCCGTTCATGGTCATTCTCTTTTCCATCGCAAAGGCCATCGGCTACAACGCGGCTGAGGAATCGTTGCTCGAGTTTGCCACGGAAATGCCCGAGGGCATCCAGGAATTCATCCACAATGTGCTCAATATTGTACAGGGCATCAATCCCGCAACGCTCGGCGCGGTGGGCGGCGTCATTTTCCTCTATATCATTTTCAAGTTGCTCAGTGGGATCGAGGAATCGTTCAACCAGATCTGGGGCGTGCAGTCCTCGCGCGGCATCTCCGACAAGATCCGCAACTATCTCTCCGTCTTGGTCATCGCCCCCGCGCTCATGCTGTTGGCCAATGCCGGTTCGGCGGCCATCCTCGCGTTCGCGGCAAAGGTGGAATGGCTCGGATCCCTTGTTACCTTGTCGATGCAGCTCGCCCCGATCTTCGTGCTGGCGCTGGCGTTCGTGGCGGTTTTCATGTTCCTGCCCAACACCAAGGTGGGCTTCCGGCCCGCCGCCATCGGCGGTCTGACCAGCGCGGTGATGGTGCTGATTCTCCAATACGTCATCCTGAAGTTCAGTTCCGTCCTTTTCCAGAAATACGCCATCTATGGCTCCTTCGCCTCCATTCCCCTCTTCCTGTTCTGGCTGCACCTCAATTGGACGATCCTGCTGATGGGGTCCGAATTGGCCTTTGCCATCCAGAACCGCGACACCTATGCCGAGGAGCAGGCCGCCGTCCGCGCCAGCATGGTGGCGAAGCTGTGGGTCGCCTATTCCGTCATGCAGGAGGCGGTCCGCATTTTCCAAGGGACCGAACCCGCGTTCAACACCACGCACTATGCCCGCAGGAACAACATCCCGATCCGTCTCATGAATGAAGTGGTGGGGGTTCTCTCCCGCGCGCGCCTCTTGGGCGAAGTGGCAACGGAAGGGCAGGAAACCTATGCCCTGCTTCAGGCCCCCGAGCACGTCACCG is a genomic window containing:
- a CDS encoding DUF3999 domain-containing protein, which codes for MKKSNLILAVFGSLSLCCAAESSMASRFELCRQIDGEFTAGQVGRVSLPGDVFAQCRSFPDDLRILDAAGKQWPFYLSVARSQVESRGQLAEIVNASFVDAEERYWQFDLVIPAVDGKVQPHNQLELRSSGNGYVRRVEVFTAREPRGHMATGYLIRSAHHRNAGNRLVRYPASDAARLHVRVYANAKDATETFSVTRANVLHKVATTAERETVEYKALDVPENETTQTVQTFLFDTGFENRPVEFISFNVKTASFVRSVTVQGRNRENEPWQRLGGAGIHRYGDESKAEITLRANKRFLKIDIHHYDDVPLAVEAVKLEAIPRHLVFEAASAASASLCFRAWDMPTPRYDLEARLSKQTMAEAPLYPTLETRPNEAAKAQPWRKYSKLLAGLAVGLVSLLVIRVIIGMMKQQAGDSQG
- a CDS encoding DUF2339 domain-containing protein gives rise to the protein MEGLIILLVFVVFVLPLILSIVALVKVTSLRRDYEASRRAEQIPPAWKEPPLPEETPAKEIPDAFKVPEPVVSPPPIRPAAAKPPPAAPKPPKPKAGIEFMLGGKAASFAGIAILVIGIVLLVGYSIQQGWIGPGTRIILGLLCGGAMVGIGHFVERKDDRYQLFARVLTGGGGALFYFCVFAAYSIYQLIGVWMAGVGLVASAFAVFGLAMAYRSQAVGVLGVLGAFITPLLIGGDFDKGVFPLVYIAVINAPVILLGIKRNWQVLYNLSFVLTVIIFCIWLDWFGRSEWWIGLAFAVGYFLEYAALGLLKLRCEQRIAGRRIDIVRLLLASLLLLGAVYWILDDAGMDGWLGTAFLAMALLHIGLAAFAFKVLARFNEEILAFLAGGLVFATLALPAQLDGEWVSLGWAIEGVVLAWFAGRVRSRLLQCAAFLLGFFGIMKSLVFDVSLHDAPGNLFLNARFMVGLLSAALLGVQGWLAGRFDDETTPKWQEGLWWVAVLSALAVFFADTFWTIGPDEALAWVMTSLALLVAGAALVYFMPAQSSLQLLGGILLILVPLKLFLLDSWIGFDVGGYRMRAFANPAVYIQLFALAVVAFLLPRRMAGNSATYMLPSPDFSTLLNILSLAGALGVLTIELFRISNDWAGTAVTILWAVSAITLTIFGLARRRRAHRYFGLILIGLTTLKVLVVDSSELKGLERISAFIVTGVLLLLLSFAYQKASAYFHSLEDNNEEI
- a CDS encoding prenyltransferase/squalene oxidase repeat-containing protein, with protein sequence MSRSGNSLISKIGGPAVSVVVHGIIFVVLLKVLVFHAPEEERAIDVQVVEEQVRELDKIEREVEKAEEIETEEELLEAPEELADELPPDDGLQDSMLESELDLSGLDSVAEIESPLVIKGLMVGRSAAGRKKLLREFGGRYGGQAEKAVLKGLDWLQTVQSEDGSWGVGKSKSMTAKQERARLTGLALLSYLAHGETSQSEQYGGTVQRAIEYLLDEQDPATGRFCPLSKTVGSHDDIGVYGHAIATYALSEAFALTRSPALRQPVERAVEVIIDGQQAGGGWDHRYQHDKWSDLSVGGWQVQALKAAQSAEVQVEGIGEALAKSVPFVQGMHAKEGQFYYRLGNKTPNADLDYMTGVAVLCLQLAGQGDAEEVKAGLAFLKDKECSDWDEGWEKTGKNKSFNIAYEWYYNTQAIFQKGGSKWSSWNNRFAPMLIEAQDASGAWKPPSEAGEAVSKDIIYTTGFCTLSLQVYYRILPSFKKVAGTDEHFAFENDVKIEIY
- a CDS encoding ExbD/TolR family protein, with translation MRRKKTRRFAGTNEEIELSMTPMIDVVFQLLIYFLVTFSTADILAHLDISRPSPDAAQKQQPPADMIRVAVLPQGFAINGREVTEEELSVMLRKLASVSTRQTVLVSCDDQSLHGRLIKALDLCAENKLTQISVMSGK
- a CDS encoding ExbD/TolR family protein; protein product: MRRSFQKGGNGGINMTPMIDVVFQMIIFFVCTAQLEQEMFSEFINLPDSPNAPSMAQEKDPRTITIEVDEKGKVSIARTALTMARLRSVLNKTVADYGKHGITIPILIRADAGVQHSHVKNVMDICTSSGLYKIAFVAVKDSID
- the bioB gene encoding biotin synthase BioB; amino-acid sequence: MNWKALANRILDGGEPISREEALAVLNSSDDELLEVLQAAYLIRKNWFGKKVSLHVLKNAKSGVCPEDCSFCSQSKTSTAEVAEYEMQSADEIVAGAAEAMEMQALRYCVVTSSRAPSEGELKIITEAASRIKAANPQLELCASMGFLTEEKAQRLKDSGVDRFNHNLETSANFYPSICSTHQYEDRVETAKTVKKVGLDLCCGGLIGMGETLEDRVDLALALKELQADSAPINFLDPREGTELEGQERLTPNDCLRTLAMFRFVLTHAEVRIAGGRETCLRHLQPLSLYPANSMFTNGYLTTGGSGYEADKQMIEDAGFELGHLVNA
- the ilvD gene encoding dihydroxy-acid dehydratase, which translates into the protein MRSDKTKKGLERAPHRSLMRATGMSSEDIKKPFIAVCNAFNEVIPGHAHLDQVGKIIKDAVREAGGTPIEFNMIGVCDGIAMGHSGMKYSLPSRELIADSVETMVGAHAFDAMICIPNCDKIVPGMIMGAMRVNIPTIFASGGPMKAGKTKDGKVVDLISVFEGVAAHKQGKISDEELEELECKGCPGQGSCSGMFTANSMNCLCEAIGLSLPGNGTILALDPARHQYWKDAAKRAVEMAFADGPLPRDIVTQESLDNAFALDMAMGGSTNTVLHTLAIAKEAGVDYNLERINAVSKKCPNICKVSPSSHYHIEDVHAAGGISAILGEIAKKDGLLNLDCPTVSGKTLGETVVGCDSQDLECIRVVENAYSETGGLSILWGNLAEGGCVVKKAGVDPKMLVHTGPAVIFESQEEACEGILDGKVKAGDVVVIRYEGPKGGPGMQEMLAPTSYIMGQGLGDSVALITDGRFSGGTHGACIGHISPEAAEGGPIGLIKAGDIIEIDIPNNKLAVQLSDEELAERKKDWKEPAPRFTTGWLSRYAKMATNASNGAVLEG
- a CDS encoding YihY/virulence factor BrkB family protein codes for the protein MAKQFIDRVKRFLHFLQHDLWRIDLVHDSKLHAIGVEVLRVTHLVLKGVKDDNCKLHAAALTYSTLMAMVPFMVILFSIAKAIGYNAAEESLLEFATEMPEGIQEFIHNVLNIVQGINPATLGAVGGVIFLYIIFKLLSGIEESFNQIWGVQSSRGISDKIRNYLSVLVIAPALMLLANAGSAAILAFAAKVEWLGSLVTLSMQLAPIFVLALAFVAVFMFLPNTKVGFRPAAIGGLTSAVMVLILQYVILKFSSVLFQKYAIYGSFASIPLFLFWLHLNWTILLMGSELAFAIQNRDTYAEEQAAVRASMVAKLWVAYSVMQEAVRIFQGTEPAFNTTHYARRNNIPIRLMNEVVGVLSRARLLGEVATEGQETYALLQAPEHVTAKKIYDLMISDGSSPEELGLVDDLVTNEMLSAVDVSLDETLDAINLRKFME